Below is a window of Deltaproteobacteria bacterium DNA.
CAGGGTTTTTTTAATAAGGCAAGAGCGCTTGTTTCCATATCCTACCACCCGAAAAGGCCTTTGGGCCGGATAGAGATGATCACTAAATACATCGCGAAGACGATGGTGTATTTGAAAACCGGGGAGATGAAAACCCCGCCGGCGGTTTCTACCACTCCGATGAGGATCCCGGCATAGAAGGCTCCGGTAATATTTCCAAACCCCCCCAGAGCCACGGTGACGAAGGCCAGAATTGTAAAGAGACCCCCGACGCTCGGAAAGACATAATAAAAGTTCATCAGCAGGGCCCCGGCGACCCCTACGCAGGCGCCCCCCAAGCCGAAGGTCAGCGCGTAGATCCGGTCGATATTAATACCCATCAGCAGGGCCGTGTCCCGGTCTAAGGCCGCCGCTCGAATGGCCCGGCCGGTTTTCGTCCGGAAGATCAAATAATAAACAGCATAGGTGATGAGGGCGCTCCCACAAGCCGCAATCAGCTCCGGTAGGCTTACGTTGAGGTTGAAGATGCTCAAGGTCTTATCGCCTAAAATGGCCCCCTGGACCTGCCGGAAATCCGGGGTCCAGAAGAATTGAGCCAGGTTTTTAATAAGGATGGAAAGGCCGAAAGTCGCCAGGAGGGCCGTCAATCCGGGAGCATTGAGAACCTTTTTGATGATGAAGTAGTACGTGCCTACCCCGATGGCAAAGAGGAGAGCAACCGTAACCGGCAGGGACCAGAGGGGATCAATGGCCCAAAGAGAGAACATCCAGAAGGAGAAAAACATGGCCAGCATGAGGAACTCGCCATGGGCGAAATTAAGGATGTCCATCACGCCCCAAATCAACGTCAACCCGACGGCGATCAGGGCAAAGATCAAACCCATGAGCAGGCCGCTAACCAGTATCTGCAGCAGGATATCAAGATCCATGGTTGAGTGTCTCCCTACAAATGGCGAGGACTTAAGCCAGCGACTCCAGGCTTAAGTCCTCGCGGTTCGGCATTGCTGTTATTGCCTGTAGGTGAATTGCTTATGGCCCCGGTCTATCTTTTATCCCAAGGCTTGAACGGCCAGACCATCTCGGCAGCAGCCATTTCGCCGGGCCAGATAACCCGGTACTGACCGTTCTGAACCTGGGAGATGTGGGAAATGATCTTGATGTTCTGCCCGTGCTCGTTGA
It encodes the following:
- a CDS encoding branched-chain amino acid ABC transporter permease, producing the protein MDLDILLQILVSGLLMGLIFALIAVGLTLIWGVMDILNFAHGEFLMLAMFFSFWMFSLWAIDPLWSLPVTVALLFAIGVGTYYFIIKKVLNAPGLTALLATFGLSILIKNLAQFFWTPDFRQVQGAILGDKTLSIFNLNVSLPELIAACGSALITYAVYYLIFRTKTGRAIRAAALDRDTALLMGINIDRIYALTFGLGGACVGVAGALLMNFYYVFPSVGGLFTILAFVTVALGGFGNITGAFYAGILIGVVETAGGVFISPVFKYTIVFAMYLVIISIRPKGLFGW